One Littorina saxatilis isolate snail1 linkage group LG10, US_GU_Lsax_2.0, whole genome shotgun sequence DNA window includes the following coding sequences:
- the LOC138978779 gene encoding uncharacterized protein isoform X2, which produces MGDWRLFVLVLLVALNKHSYCLDWRGSPKDNDVLSVCVGDDVTFPWDFLTAPNEDVKDIKWQYETNSTSKLIAFYSSGVFETSAYYSKRVSYESIGSVTMTDVTMKDSGMYSISVETQDQNGVGRYQTSVALQVKDSMLTEDRKVHVRQEGGAKWDNTTSTFTLTLSCGTFRFTDQQPSLQVEWTTPTGDKLNSTYYSDGRFYLSLLAPVVGGTYTCRIPPQHLSHTCLADSRHDNDFVRVDSIQINVLQTIFEQKTLTEEDEKLKDRIAHLKAENEKLKAEQEQLEADAEKIKDQNMELQSAVDKLKEEDGKLNDLLSRITKVIVKCPRSWKLLGESCYKYINYATTWQRAKVMCEIEGAGLVEIDSEEENSFVFTMVAAAEGQVDNTLFALHTYT; this is translated from the exons ATGGGCGACTGGAGATTGTTCGTCCTGGTACTTCTTGTTGCTCTCAACAAAC ATTCGTACTGCTTGGACTGGAGAGGCTCGCCAAAGGACAATGACGTCCTTTCAGTATGTGTCGGAGATGACGTCACTTTCCCGTGGGATTTTCTTACCGCACCAAACGAAGACGTCAAGGACATTAAATGGCAATATGAAACAAATTCCACCTCGAAACTGATCGCCTTTTACAGCTCTGGGGTGTTTGAAACCAGTGCATATTATTCAAAGCGTGTGAGCTACGAGTCAATTGGAAGTGTGACGATGACTGACGTCACGATGAAGGATTCTGGGATGTACAGCATCAGCGTTGAAACACAAGACCAAAATGGCGTCGGTCGCTATCAAACATCTGTTGCTCTGCAAGTTAAAG acagCATGCTGACAGAGGACAGAAAGGTGCACGTGCGGCAGGAGGGGGGTGCAAAGTGGGACAACACCACCAGCACCTTCACCCTCACGCTCTCATGCGGAACGTTCCGATTCACTGACCAACAACCCTCGCTCCAAGTCGAATGGACT ACCCCTACAGGAGACAAACTAAACAGCACATACTACAGCGACGGTCGTTTTTACCTGAGCCTGCTCGCACCTGTGGTGGGAGGTACCTACACCTGTCGCATCCCCCCGCAACACCTGTCTCATACCTGTCTCGCCGACAGTCGTCATGACAACGATTTCGTGCGCGTGGACAGTATTCAGATCAATGTGCTGCAGACAATATTTGAGCAGAAAACTCTCACGGAAGAGGACGAAAAACTGAAGGACAGAATCGCACATCTGAAAGCGGAAAACGAGAAACTGAAAGCAGAACAAGAACAGTTGGAAGCTGACGCCGAGAAAATCAAGGACCAGAACATGGAACTCCAGTCTGCGGTGGACAAACTGAAAGAAGAGGACGGAAAACTGAATGACTTGCTCTCTCGGATTACGAAAGTCATAG TTAAGTGCCCACGATCATGGAAGTTACTCGGAGAGTCGTGTTACAAGTACATCAACTATGCCACCACCTGGCAAAGAGCAAAG GTAATGTGCGAAATCGAGGGGGCTGGGCTGGTGGAGATCGACTCCGAGGAAGAGAACTCCTTTGTCTTCACCATGGTGGCTGCTGCAGAAGGTCAGGTTGATAATACACTCTTTGcattacacacgtacacatag